A single window of Dermochelys coriacea isolate rDerCor1 chromosome 14, rDerCor1.pri.v4, whole genome shotgun sequence DNA harbors:
- the LOC119842758 gene encoding zinc finger protein 436-like isoform X1 — MQENSEIETLLEVPIPASTGSGSCLDSLSVPAGDGTVRKNEEENLQQEGVKRVELPRMLLRHPEGNVSQSLEQGTDRWNLRRSLRQKGKRPVERELKETVHQEIPTGETPNMCSECGKNFRWRSALIDHQRIHTGERPYQCDECGRSFSRSSNLATHQRLHTGERPYKCPDCGKGFNHSSNLSAHQRTHTGDLPYKCPECGKSYSVSSYLLRHQKIHTGERPYKCDECEKSFGQSSTLVIHKRVHTAEKPYKCLECGKCFRNSSDLIRHQRTHTGERPYECSKCGKSFNESSHLTRHQKTHTRERSYKCLECNKCFKNSSRLIRHQRTHTGEKSYKCPDCEKSFNRSSNLIVHQRSHMQQKPYKCLDCAKTFSCSSQLIRHQRIHTGEKPYKCPDCGKSFTVSSQLTSHQRLHTGEKPYGCPECGKSFRHSSGLVSHQRKHRKEGCPVTVPIVMTAQTLLHITVMPVQSSSA, encoded by the exons atgcaggagaattcTGAGATTGAGACCTtgctgg AGGTTCCCATTCCTGCCAGCACAGGGAGTGGCTcctgtctggattctctctctgttCCAGCAGGTGATGGGACAGTGAGAAAGAATGAGGAAGAGAATCTGCAGCAGGAAGGTGTCAAGCGAGTGGAATTGCCCAGGATGTTATTGCGACATCCTGAAGGGAACGTTTCCCAGAGCCTGGAACAAGGGACTGACAGGTGGAATCTGCGCAGGTCCCTTAGGCAGAAAGGAAAACGGCCTGTGGAGAGAGAGCTCAAAGAAACCGTCCACCAAGAAATCCCCACTGGAGAGACACCGAACATGTGTAGTGAGTGTGGGAAGAACTTCCGGTGGAGATCAGCCCTTATTGaccaccagagaatccacacaggagagaggccctatCAGTGTGACGAATGTGGGAGAAGCTTCAGCAGGAGTTCGAACCTTGCTACCCATCAGAGACtgcacacgggagagagaccctacaaaTGCCCTGACTGTGGGAAAGGCTTTAATCACAGCTCCAATCTTTCTgcacatcagagaacccacacaggagaccTACCTTACAAGTGTcccgagtgtgggaaaagctacAGCGTGAGCTCCTACCTCCTgagacatcagaaaatccacacaggCGAGAGACCCTATAAGTGTGATGAGTGTGAAAAGAGTTTTGGCCAGAGCTCAACCCTTGTTATTCACAAGAGAGTGCACACGGCAGAGAAgccctataaatgccttgagtgcGGGAAATGTTTCAGGAACAGCTCTGACCTTATTAGacaccagagaacccacacaggagaaagacctTATGAATGCAGcaagtgtgggaaaagtttcaatgAGAGCTCACACCTCACCAGGCATCAGAAAACCCACACACGGGAGAGATCCTATAAATGCCTCGAGTGCAATAAATGTTTCAAGAACAGCTCCAGGCTCATTAGacaccagagaacccacacaggggAGAAATCCTATAAATGCCCTGACTGCGAGAAAAGCTTCAATCGGAGCTCAAACCTCATTGTCCATCAGAGATCCCACATGCAGCAAAAGCCCTACAAGTGCCTGGACTGTGCTAAAACCTTCAGCTGCAGCTCACAGCTGATCAGgcaccagaggatccacacaggagaaaaaccctataaatgccctgactgcgggaaaagcttcaccgTAAGCTCACAACTGACTTCCCACCAGAGACTCCACACTGGAGAGAAGCCCTATGGATgccctgagtgcgggaaaagcttccgTCACAGCTCAGGACTTGTGTCACATCAACGGAAACACAGGAAGGAGGGCTGCCCTGTGACTGTCCCCATTGTGATGACAGCCCAGACTTTATTGCATATTACAGTGATGCCCGTGCAAAGCAGCAGTGCCTAG
- the LOC119842758 gene encoding zinc finger and SCAN domain-containing protein 2-like isoform X2 translates to MLLRHPEGNVSQSLEQGTDRWNLRRSLRQKGKRPVERELKETVHQEIPTGETPNMCSECGKNFRWRSALIDHQRIHTGERPYQCDECGRSFSRSSNLATHQRLHTGERPYKCPDCGKGFNHSSNLSAHQRTHTGDLPYKCPECGKSYSVSSYLLRHQKIHTGERPYKCDECEKSFGQSSTLVIHKRVHTAEKPYKCLECGKCFRNSSDLIRHQRTHTGERPYECSKCGKSFNESSHLTRHQKTHTRERSYKCLECNKCFKNSSRLIRHQRTHTGEKSYKCPDCEKSFNRSSNLIVHQRSHMQQKPYKCLDCAKTFSCSSQLIRHQRIHTGEKPYKCPDCGKSFTVSSQLTSHQRLHTGEKPYGCPECGKSFRHSSGLVSHQRKHRKEGCPVTVPIVMTAQTLLHITVMPVQSSSA, encoded by the coding sequence ATGTTATTGCGACATCCTGAAGGGAACGTTTCCCAGAGCCTGGAACAAGGGACTGACAGGTGGAATCTGCGCAGGTCCCTTAGGCAGAAAGGAAAACGGCCTGTGGAGAGAGAGCTCAAAGAAACCGTCCACCAAGAAATCCCCACTGGAGAGACACCGAACATGTGTAGTGAGTGTGGGAAGAACTTCCGGTGGAGATCAGCCCTTATTGaccaccagagaatccacacaggagagaggccctatCAGTGTGACGAATGTGGGAGAAGCTTCAGCAGGAGTTCGAACCTTGCTACCCATCAGAGACtgcacacgggagagagaccctacaaaTGCCCTGACTGTGGGAAAGGCTTTAATCACAGCTCCAATCTTTCTgcacatcagagaacccacacaggagaccTACCTTACAAGTGTcccgagtgtgggaaaagctacAGCGTGAGCTCCTACCTCCTgagacatcagaaaatccacacaggCGAGAGACCCTATAAGTGTGATGAGTGTGAAAAGAGTTTTGGCCAGAGCTCAACCCTTGTTATTCACAAGAGAGTGCACACGGCAGAGAAgccctataaatgccttgagtgcGGGAAATGTTTCAGGAACAGCTCTGACCTTATTAGacaccagagaacccacacaggagaaagacctTATGAATGCAGcaagtgtgggaaaagtttcaatgAGAGCTCACACCTCACCAGGCATCAGAAAACCCACACACGGGAGAGATCCTATAAATGCCTCGAGTGCAATAAATGTTTCAAGAACAGCTCCAGGCTCATTAGacaccagagaacccacacaggggAGAAATCCTATAAATGCCCTGACTGCGAGAAAAGCTTCAATCGGAGCTCAAACCTCATTGTCCATCAGAGATCCCACATGCAGCAAAAGCCCTACAAGTGCCTGGACTGTGCTAAAACCTTCAGCTGCAGCTCACAGCTGATCAGgcaccagaggatccacacaggagaaaaaccctataaatgccctgactgcgggaaaagcttcaccgTAAGCTCACAACTGACTTCCCACCAGAGACTCCACACTGGAGAGAAGCCCTATGGATgccctgagtgcgggaaaagcttccgTCACAGCTCAGGACTTGTGTCACATCAACGGAAACACAGGAAGGAGGGCTGCCCTGTGACTGTCCCCATTGTGATGACAGCCCAGACTTTATTGCATATTACAGTGATGCCCGTGCAAAGCAGCAGTGCCTAG